In one window of Candidatus Hydrogenedentota bacterium DNA:
- the hemG gene encoding protoporphyrinogen oxidase — protein MDQTLHTAVIGGGITGLCAGWHAARRFGPEGVRVFEASTRPGGTTLSNTEDGYTLDWGPNGFLDREPATLEWMEALGVSGELRQANAAAAKRFIYRGGRLHQVKMPPAFFTSPLLSPGGRARLCCEPLIPPRRDHTGETIHDFAARRIGREAAELLVGPMVSGIFGGDARQLSLEHCFPRMASMEREHGGLVRAMLARRKTSPGASPAGPSGTLTTLAGGIGRLPEIVAEQLGGALLTGHAVRRVDHDGALYGVLLADGTRYLARNVIMACPAYAAAPMIEGLAPEAAKALLDIPYAGLAVVCAGYRRDRVGHPLDGFGFLVPRGQGPRLLGCLWTSSLFPGQAPKGRVLLRTMLGGATDPDVLHLSDEVLIATTERELSPLLGIVGQPELLRVFRHPRGIPQYTLGHGERLAALEAAEARHPGLLFAGNAYRGVGLNDCVLSALRAVDRLVDPPDGAGFQAT, from the coding sequence ATGGACCAGACACTGCACACGGCGGTAATCGGCGGCGGCATCACCGGACTGTGCGCCGGATGGCATGCGGCGCGGCGCTTCGGACCCGAAGGGGTCCGGGTATTCGAGGCGTCAACCCGGCCCGGAGGCACCACGCTCTCCAACACCGAGGACGGCTACACGCTGGACTGGGGGCCGAACGGTTTTCTGGACCGCGAACCGGCCACACTGGAATGGATGGAGGCGCTGGGGGTGTCCGGGGAACTGCGGCAGGCGAACGCGGCGGCGGCGAAACGGTTCATTTACAGGGGCGGGCGGCTGCACCAGGTGAAGATGCCGCCCGCCTTTTTCACCTCGCCCCTCCTGTCCCCGGGGGGACGCGCGCGGCTCTGCTGCGAGCCCCTCATTCCGCCGCGCCGCGACCACACGGGCGAAACCATCCACGACTTCGCGGCGCGCCGGATTGGCCGCGAGGCGGCGGAGCTGCTGGTGGGTCCGATGGTTTCCGGCATTTTCGGCGGCGACGCGCGCCAGTTGAGCCTGGAGCACTGCTTTCCCAGGATGGCCTCAATGGAGCGCGAACACGGGGGGCTGGTGAGGGCCATGCTGGCCAGGCGCAAGACCAGCCCCGGCGCAAGTCCGGCGGGGCCTTCCGGCACGCTCACCACTCTCGCCGGGGGCATTGGCCGCCTGCCGGAAATCGTGGCGGAACAATTGGGCGGCGCGCTGCTGACGGGGCATGCCGTGCGGCGCGTGGACCACGACGGGGCTTTGTACGGGGTGCTGCTCGCCGACGGAACGCGGTATCTGGCGCGGAACGTGATCATGGCCTGCCCCGCCTACGCCGCCGCGCCCATGATTGAGGGGCTGGCGCCGGAGGCGGCAAAGGCCCTGCTGGACATACCCTATGCGGGGCTGGCCGTGGTCTGCGCGGGATACCGCCGTGACCGGGTGGGCCATCCCCTGGACGGGTTCGGATTCCTTGTCCCGCGCGGCCAGGGGCCGCGCCTGCTGGGTTGCCTGTGGACTTCGTCCCTCTTTCCGGGGCAGGCCCCGAAAGGCCGCGTGCTGCTGCGCACCATGCTGGGCGGCGCCACCGACCCCGATGTCCTGCACCTCTCCGACGAGGTGCTGATCGCCACCACGGAGCGGGAGCTCTCCCCACTGCTCGGGATTGTGGGGCAGCCCGAACTCCTGCGCGTGTTCCGCCACCCGAGGGGCATCCCGCAGTACACCCTCGGCCACGGCGAACGTCTGGCGGCGCTGGAGGCGGCCGAGGCGCGGCATCCCGGACTCCTCTTCGCCGGCAACGCCTACCGGGGTGTGGGGCTGAACGACTGCGTGCTCTCCGCCCTGCGCGCCGTTGATCGGCTGGTGGACCCGCCTGACGGCGCTGGGTTCCAGGCAACGTAG
- the hemN gene encoding oxygen-independent coproporphyrinogen III oxidase — protein sequence MLEVTRELLIRHDIPGPRYTSYPTAPEWGPDFGPEQHRRALGRAADSDAPLSLYVHLPFCASRCLYCGCNTLVPPDRTPVSAYLGGLAREITLVAGLLGNRRGVSQMHWGGGTPNYLSPEEMTGLFGAITAHFYLLPGAELAIEIDPCSVTDPHLETLRGLGFNRVSMGVQDLDPKVQAAVMRNQSVEDTRRVYGKCRDLGFAGVNMDLIYGLPLQETEGWAETLRIVSEMGPDRLAIYGFAYLPGRLEHQKGLEGLPMPAGPEKYALFAQARNHFLGAGYQPIGMDHFARPGDELSRAMRAGKLGRNFMGYTVAAAPDQLGFGVSAISEAGDAYAQNHKTLEAYHAALAADTLPTALGIALSPDDLLRRWIIRELMCNFRLDFSEVERRFGVVFGEAFASERRDLEDLAGEGFLTLDADGITILPLGAVFVRNICMVFDAYLKRTDRPHGFSRTV from the coding sequence ATTTTGGAAGTCACACGGGAACTGCTCATCAGGCATGACATTCCGGGACCGAGGTACACCAGTTACCCGACCGCCCCGGAGTGGGGGCCGGATTTCGGCCCGGAACAGCACAGGCGCGCGCTGGGCCGCGCGGCGGATTCGGACGCGCCCCTGTCGCTGTATGTGCATCTGCCCTTTTGCGCCTCGCGCTGCCTATACTGCGGGTGCAACACGCTGGTGCCCCCCGACCGGACCCCGGTTTCGGCGTATCTCGGCGGTCTGGCGCGGGAAATCACGCTGGTGGCCGGCCTGCTGGGGAACCGGCGCGGGGTGAGCCAGATGCACTGGGGGGGGGGCACGCCCAACTACCTCAGCCCGGAGGAGATGACCGGGCTTTTTGGGGCCATAACGGCGCATTTCTACCTGCTCCCCGGCGCGGAGCTGGCCATTGAAATTGACCCCTGCTCGGTCACGGACCCGCATCTGGAGACGCTGCGGGGGCTGGGCTTCAACCGGGTGAGCATGGGCGTGCAGGACCTGGACCCGAAGGTGCAGGCCGCGGTGATGCGCAACCAAAGCGTGGAGGACACGCGCAGGGTCTACGGCAAGTGCCGGGACCTGGGATTTGCCGGGGTCAACATGGACCTGATTTACGGACTGCCCCTCCAGGAGACCGAAGGCTGGGCGGAAACCCTGCGCATCGTCTCGGAGATGGGGCCGGACCGACTGGCCATTTACGGTTTTGCCTATCTTCCCGGACGGCTGGAGCACCAGAAGGGCCTGGAGGGGCTGCCCATGCCCGCCGGGCCGGAGAAATACGCCCTCTTCGCCCAGGCGCGCAACCATTTCCTGGGCGCCGGTTATCAGCCCATAGGCATGGACCATTTCGCCAGGCCCGGGGATGAACTCTCCCGCGCGATGAGGGCCGGGAAACTGGGCCGCAATTTCATGGGGTACACCGTGGCCGCCGCGCCGGACCAGCTCGGATTCGGCGTGTCCGCCATCAGCGAGGCGGGGGACGCCTACGCCCAGAACCACAAGACCCTGGAGGCCTACCATGCGGCGCTGGCCGCGGACACCCTGCCGACGGCGCTGGGCATCGCCCTCTCACCGGACGACCTGCTTCGCCGCTGGATCATCCGCGAGCTGATGTGCAATTTCAGGCTGGACTTCTCCGAGGTGGAACGCCGCTTTGGCGTGGTTTTCGGGGAGGCTTTCGCGTCGGAGAGGAGAGACTTGGAGGACCTTGCGGGGGAGGGGTTCCTGACGCTGGACGCGGACGGCATCACCATCCTTCCCCTGGGCGCGGTCTTTGTGCGCAACATCTGCATGGTTTTCGACGCATACCTGAAAAGGACGGACAGGCCGCACGGCTTTTCCAGAACGGTCTGA